A single region of the candidate division WOR-3 bacterium genome encodes:
- a CDS encoding UbiA family prenyltransferase, producing MKFNKIFSSLQSQNMKYSLVLIVIWILLRIFLEGIFEEPHRIGYTSFSYPALLMYFLHFPLFYLSAFLFITIIISLLIGEDIRTTTRINTLGLGLIILVPLIDALRYGGCYITYPLRLERYFLHFLNPFVTLIDIGISEGQRIVVVLICFLSGIYGYLRTKKIFRAIIIILTVFGAILFWGGLPTILAQNHPETVYQNGGILNSDTQKFCGIYLILFIVLFGVYNYFLDRRNFSLLLASIRWERMAFYGLVALMGFFLANRVEQIYQAEVPLNILGLFLIFLGPALGFWTLQILNDFYDQNIDSISQRDNPLLLGITKGYYRNAGIILSLITIAIALILSYPAFLIIKVFLILGVVYSLPPLRLKRLPFISTFVLALAVLFMFAFGWSIVYQDMAFQKIPKNFIYALLIGVTIGFSAKDINDIAGDRQNGIITLPILFYKDASPWDRLPYSLLLSFSFVPFAFFMPRTWVGTVIASMLTFFYSLLKKRPKEIAYWAILYGFSLYLFLHWWFTKGLLIPGNDCF from the coding sequence ATGAAATTTAATAAAATCTTTTCTTCACTGCAGAGCCAAAATATGAAATATTCGCTGGTGTTGATAGTTATTTGGATTTTACTCCGGATTTTTCTGGAAGGTATCTTTGAAGAGCCCCACCGAATCGGCTATACAAGTTTTTCATATCCGGCACTATTGATGTATTTCCTCCATTTTCCCCTGTTTTATCTGAGCGCTTTTCTTTTTATCACAATAATAATTTCGTTGTTAATCGGTGAAGACATTAGAACGACTACCAGGATCAATACGTTGGGGTTAGGCTTGATAATCCTTGTTCCCCTTATTGATGCACTTCGCTATGGTGGGTGTTATATCACCTATCCTTTAAGGTTGGAAAGGTATTTTTTGCATTTTTTGAATCCATTTGTCACGCTGATCGATATCGGCATCTCCGAGGGTCAGCGGATTGTTGTCGTTTTGATTTGTTTTCTATCCGGGATATACGGTTACCTGCGGACAAAAAAAATATTTCGCGCCATTATTATCATCCTTACCGTTTTTGGGGCAATATTATTCTGGGGTGGGCTTCCCACGATTCTGGCACAAAACCATCCAGAGACGGTATATCAAAACGGTGGAATTCTGAATAGCGATACGCAGAAATTTTGTGGTATTTATCTGATACTTTTTATTGTTCTGTTTGGCGTTTATAACTATTTTCTAGACAGAAGAAATTTCTCCCTACTTCTTGCTTCAATACGCTGGGAAAGAATGGCTTTTTATGGTTTGGTTGCTCTTATGGGATTTTTCCTTGCCAACCGTGTCGAACAGATATATCAGGCGGAGGTCCCTCTCAATATTTTGGGTCTTTTTTTAATTTTTCTGGGACCGGCATTAGGATTCTGGACACTGCAGATTCTTAACGATTTCTATGATCAAAACATCGATTCGATATCCCAGCGCGATAATCCTTTATTACTCGGTATCACGAAAGGGTATTACCGGAATGCCGGTATTATCCTTTCTTTGATTACCATCGCTATTGCATTAATCCTAAGTTATCCAGCATTCCTGATTATTAAGGTTTTTTTAATTCTGGGGGTTGTTTATTCGCTACCACCACTCCGGTTAAAAAGGCTTCCTTTTATTTCAACATTTGTGCTTGCACTGGCAGTGCTATTCATGTTTGCATTCGGCTGGTCAATTGTTTATCAAGATATGGCATTTCAAAAGATACCTAAAAACTTTATTTATGCGTTACTGATCGGTGTGACAATCGGTTTCAGTGCCAAAGACATAAATGATATCGCCGGCGACCGGCAGAACGGAATCATAACACTTCCAATACTTTTTTATAAAGACGCAAGTCCTTGGGATCGTTTGCCTTACAGTCTGCTATTAAGTTTTAGTTTTGTCCCATTTGCGTTCTTCATGCCTAGGACATGGGTAGGAACGGTGATTGCTTCCATGCTTACGTTTTTTTATTCTCTTTTAAAAAAGAGGCCAAAAGAAATTGCTTACTGGGCAATTTTATATGGCTTTAGTTTATATTTGTTTTTACACTGGTGGTTCACAAAAGGTCTATTGATACCGGGCAATGATTGCTTCTAA
- a CDS encoding GAF domain-containing protein, translating to MEMVEEKKRLELLSRIDHILGSSFNLSKVIRMIYREISKVMDTSNFYIALYNPKTQTIKFEIYTIEGREINPISRPLSGGLTEYVIKTKKPLLINKDLKKYCRKLGITPQGRDAYSWLGVPMIYKGNVEGVMTVQDYERENAYTWEDELFLSNIATKAAVVIANTRLVEEEIRRAKELEMLNKIVHRLTKSLDIQDICESVADSILEFFKQFNVAVFLREGEELVLKKISRGFLDKIPKDLRIKMGQGIVGSSAVTGATVVVNDVTTNHRYIAFGRTSTRSEIAIPLKIHKKLMGVLDIQCNELNAFDPETVRILELIADRVSVAFHNAILYEEAIARTRELTTSFTIAQSLVSTLELDDVLKRILDCIRKNFGYENCAILLVDKKTNELYVQASSGYPEYVTKNIRLNITRKEGVTGYVAATGKLYYVPDVRKCPFYVMGKKTIKSEAAIPLIVRGEVIGVLDIESERLNGFTANDLKMLTVFASQAAIAIENARLYNETKEMSLTDSLTKIANRRHFDLILENEIKRGRGYARYVSLAMIDLDHFKEFNDKYGHLAGDQLLISIAAKLKNTVRETDLVARYGGEEFAIIFPETPNSAAIKVCERVRTAVENNYIILKKFGKVGTTVSIGLATYPQSAQNAQELIQKADRALYMAKRLGRNRVETI from the coding sequence ATGGAAATGGTTGAGGAAAAAAAACGTCTTGAGCTTTTAAGCCGTATTGACCACATTTTGGGCTCCTCATTCAATTTGAGCAAAGTCATCCGGATGATTTACAGAGAAATCAGCAAAGTGATGGATACAAGTAATTTCTATATTGCACTTTATAACCCCAAAACCCAGACAATTAAATTTGAAATTTATACGATTGAAGGAAGAGAGATTAATCCTATTTCGCGACCCCTTTCGGGAGGGCTTACCGAATATGTCATAAAGACCAAAAAGCCACTGCTGATTAATAAAGACCTCAAGAAGTATTGTAGGAAACTTGGTATTACGCCCCAGGGCCGCGATGCCTATAGCTGGCTTGGTGTCCCCATGATTTATAAAGGGAATGTTGAAGGGGTAATGACAGTTCAGGATTACGAAAGAGAAAATGCTTATACCTGGGAAGATGAGTTATTTTTAAGTAATATTGCCACTAAAGCCGCAGTGGTGATTGCCAACACCCGGCTTGTGGAAGAGGAGATACGCAGGGCAAAAGAACTTGAGATGTTAAATAAGATAGTGCATCGTCTGACAAAAAGTCTTGATATCCAAGATATTTGCGAAAGCGTTGCGGATTCGATATTGGAATTTTTTAAGCAATTCAATGTAGCAGTATTCTTACGCGAAGGTGAAGAGTTGGTTTTAAAAAAAATTTCCCGGGGATTTTTAGATAAGATACCGAAAGATTTACGAATAAAAATGGGGCAGGGGATAGTGGGTTCTTCGGCAGTAACGGGTGCCACCGTGGTGGTAAATGATGTAACTACAAACCACAGGTATATTGCATTTGGACGAACTTCTACCAGATCCGAGATAGCAATTCCCTTAAAAATTCATAAAAAACTAATGGGTGTTCTCGATATTCAATGTAATGAGCTGAATGCTTTTGACCCAGAGACGGTGCGCATTTTGGAATTGATTGCGGACCGTGTGAGTGTGGCATTTCATAATGCGATACTTTATGAAGAAGCGATTGCTCGAACACGGGAATTGACGACTTCTTTCACCATTGCCCAGTCTTTAGTCTCGACCTTGGAACTTGATGATGTGCTTAAGCGCATTCTTGATTGCATACGCAAAAACTTCGGTTATGAAAACTGCGCTATTTTGCTCGTTGATAAAAAAACTAATGAACTCTATGTTCAGGCTTCCAGCGGCTATCCCGAATATGTAACAAAAAACATCCGACTTAACATCACAAGAAAAGAAGGAGTTACCGGTTATGTGGCGGCGACCGGGAAACTCTATTATGTGCCAGACGTTAGAAAATGTCCCTTTTATGTAATGGGCAAAAAAACTATTAAATCCGAAGCTGCAATTCCCCTGATTGTCCGGGGTGAGGTGATAGGAGTGTTGGACATCGAAAGCGAAAGATTGAATGGGTTTACAGCTAATGATCTTAAGATGCTCACGGTATTCGCTTCCCAGGCCGCAATCGCGATTGAGAATGCCCGGCTCTATAACGAGACAAAAGAGATGTCATTAACGGATTCCCTGACCAAAATTGCCAACCGCCGGCACTTTGATTTAATATTGGAAAATGAAATCAAAAGAGGCAGGGGTTATGCCCGATATGTGAGTTTGGCGATGATTGATTTAGACCATTTTAAAGAATTCAACGATAAATATGGGCATCTGGCTGGAGATCAGCTTCTGATTTCCATTGCTGCCAAATTAAAAAACACGGTGCGGGAGACCGACCTCGTTGCCCGGTATGGGGGTGAGGAATTTGCCATTATTTTTCCGGAGACGCCAAATAGTGCCGCAATTAAGGTGTGTGAGAGGGTGCGGACAGCAGTGGAAAATAATTATATAATTCTAAAAAAATTCGGCAAGGTGGGAACCACCGTTTCAATCGGTCTGGCTACTTATCCTCAATCTGCCCAAAATGCCCAGGAATTGATACAAAAGGCAGACCGTGCACTGTACATGGCAAAAAGACTTGGGCGAAATCGCGTGGAAACGATTTAA
- a CDS encoding adenylate/guanylate cyclase domain-containing protein: MLICQRCQNSLLEKSNFCPYCGKMLSPEGKLPLEDIPLVFLRADLSGFTSLSESLEAEDVMQFLNSLFEDFCKIIEKYRGILYQIIGDEIVGIFGLTHETEYTPHLAVMAVEEIVKRVKDCEQISSAFKECKIKCGIELAQASIYNIAGNLQSAIIVTDGFAKSLILQRNAGNNSVLVGETFYQATRSVFEYEEYGELVESHLSIRAYKLKLR; the protein is encoded by the coding sequence ATGCTGATTTGCCAGCGCTGCCAAAATTCCTTACTTGAAAAATCAAACTTCTGTCCCTATTGTGGTAAAATGCTCTCACCGGAAGGTAAGTTACCTCTGGAAGATATACCTTTAGTTTTTTTGCGAGCTGATTTATCTGGTTTTACGAGTTTGAGCGAGTCGCTAGAGGCGGAGGATGTGATGCAATTCTTGAATAGCCTTTTTGAAGATTTCTGTAAGATAATAGAAAAGTACCGAGGCATTCTCTATCAAATAATTGGTGACGAAATCGTCGGTATCTTTGGGTTGACCCACGAAACGGAATATACCCCACATCTTGCGGTTATGGCGGTTGAAGAGATAGTAAAGAGGGTAAAAGATTGTGAGCAGATATCCTCTGCATTCAAAGAATGTAAGATAAAATGCGGTATAGAGTTGGCTCAGGCATCAATATATAATATTGCGGGTAATCTTCAATCTGCCATAATCGTTACTGACGGTTTTGCCAAGAGTTTAATTTTGCAACGGAATGCAGGTAATAATAGCGTTTTGGTTGGGGAAACATTTTACCAGGCGACGCGTTCGGTTTTTGAATACGAAGAATATGGGGAATTGGTCGAAAGTCATTTATCAATTCGGGCCTATAAATTAAAATTGAGGTAG
- a CDS encoding AAA family ATPase gives MEECKFCGYNKILASYEYCPNCGALFRATESVVESEHVKLWGGESRIVTLFFVNFIAPRAFDDPIKARQNAIYLAEIMNDIEKLVIQHGGSAYKIIPDNRILVVFGIPRASKEDLEHAIECVIAVREYCLHRMDRRDFGDWHTTYGVNTGWVFFGYIVKGLSYLTIIGDTVNVAARIAQICPLDQIFISDAVYERISHLVDAEFIGERILKGRAQPVRLYKLNQLLKEKRKPAVSRFPLLGREQEFARLIKALDTVKKRKVLKVFAITGQMGIGKTRLKEEFREYLRKQEDLQVYESYCALEIHSPYYPFKFFFREIMGITEIDDVQKIIYRIDKFVRENGLTEQDAQGLRYLFTADTRRIREERLHKIQEEIFSAVKNTLSALACKKPLVLIFEEFNRVDNLSRMLVYFLTQKLADQPIFILMVNFIPDTEFKFNLPVETIALNPLSFESVYALIKFVLDSDVDEHLADFVFRISGGNPLFVIETIRNIKRTQMIKKDDKGKWFLEREKRLPFLDDLYGVVMSGVDSLPASYRLLIDYAAVIGYSFTRKIIAGLLSDVTDIEERLTYLAKEDYIVQFRDGDDPVYIFRHNLLRDAVYTTLPMKKRKEIHKRVADLIEDKYQTCLTEYFEILAQQFLGGEEFKKAAHYFRLSGYKAKTLYSIESAINFFNIILRITEEHPEIIEEDLVLDALLNLCDLYEIKGDIQRMKSVAELGQARASKLNLKNWHLSFLERLATAFYLLNEYPKAEELFINAIESCNNEMSEVLTALYTGLGILYQAKNEPEKSLLNYNLAWVTARSNNYQQGEYDCLLNLSRMHILLGNYELSLEYLNYALNELLNEEEILEQSEVKYLMGEIYYQIGNYDWAENYFRAAFDLTRQFGFEISLRSILALTVLMSLRGDETGVKNNLDFIDKNLPLFVRDNLLAEINLKKGFVFKNLREEEKAAVFLNNALKLIQKIENRELEFWCHLFLADLAEIKALDYLKKALDIGEMLKYPPLIAHALYKLALYYQKQGIREQANYYGRKALYILDDIKNRLNPENRKYFGNKTEYVTLLEM, from the coding sequence ATGGAGGAGTGTAAATTTTGTGGCTATAACAAAATTCTTGCATCGTATGAATACTGTCCTAACTGTGGTGCGTTGTTTAGAGCCACTGAGTCCGTTGTCGAGAGTGAACATGTTAAACTATGGGGTGGAGAGTCTCGGATTGTTACTTTATTTTTTGTGAATTTTATCGCCCCTCGTGCATTCGATGATCCAATAAAAGCAAGACAAAACGCCATTTATCTTGCCGAAATTATGAATGATATTGAGAAATTAGTTATTCAACATGGGGGAAGTGCATACAAAATCATCCCGGATAATCGGATATTGGTCGTTTTTGGTATCCCACGTGCGTCAAAAGAAGACCTCGAACATGCCATTGAGTGTGTCATTGCGGTGCGGGAATATTGTCTCCACAGAATGGACCGCCGGGATTTTGGGGACTGGCATACAACCTACGGGGTTAATACCGGCTGGGTTTTTTTCGGGTATATTGTTAAAGGACTTTCTTATCTTACAATCATCGGGGATACAGTCAATGTTGCAGCAAGAATTGCACAAATCTGTCCGCTGGATCAAATATTTATAAGTGATGCTGTATACGAAAGGATTTCACATTTAGTTGACGCCGAATTTATAGGAGAGCGAATTTTAAAAGGTCGTGCCCAACCGGTCCGGCTTTATAAATTAAATCAACTTTTGAAGGAAAAAAGGAAGCCAGCAGTATCCCGGTTCCCACTCTTAGGACGGGAACAGGAATTTGCACGTTTGATTAAGGCCCTGGATACGGTAAAAAAGAGAAAAGTACTTAAAGTTTTTGCTATTACAGGGCAGATGGGTATTGGAAAAACCCGATTGAAAGAAGAATTTAGAGAATATCTTAGAAAGCAGGAAGACCTTCAGGTATATGAAAGCTATTGTGCATTGGAAATTCACAGTCCGTATTATCCCTTTAAATTTTTCTTCAGAGAAATCATGGGCATAACAGAAATTGATGATGTGCAAAAAATCATCTACCGGATTGATAAGTTCGTCCGGGAAAACGGATTGACGGAGCAGGATGCCCAGGGTCTACGATACCTTTTTACTGCTGATACACGCCGGATTCGCGAGGAACGATTGCATAAAATTCAGGAGGAGATTTTTAGTGCGGTAAAGAATACGCTTAGTGCCCTGGCGTGCAAGAAGCCACTGGTCTTGATTTTTGAAGAGTTTAATCGCGTCGATAATCTAAGTCGGATGTTAGTTTACTTTCTGACACAAAAACTGGCTGATCAGCCAATTTTTATCTTGATGGTCAATTTCATTCCCGATACTGAGTTCAAATTTAATTTGCCTGTCGAAACAATTGCCCTTAATCCCCTTTCCTTTGAATCGGTATATGCGCTAATTAAGTTTGTTTTGGATAGTGATGTTGATGAACATTTAGCGGATTTTGTATTCCGGATCTCGGGTGGTAATCCACTTTTTGTTATTGAAACGATAAGGAATATAAAACGGACCCAGATGATTAAAAAGGATGACAAAGGGAAATGGTTTTTGGAAAGAGAAAAGAGATTGCCTTTTCTTGATGATCTTTATGGGGTGGTTATGTCGGGGGTGGATTCATTACCGGCATCCTATCGTCTGCTCATTGATTATGCAGCAGTGATTGGATACAGTTTTACTCGGAAAATAATTGCAGGATTATTAAGTGATGTAACAGATATTGAGGAACGGCTAACTTATCTGGCAAAAGAAGATTATATCGTCCAATTCCGTGATGGCGATGATCCGGTTTATATCTTTCGTCATAATCTGTTACGAGATGCCGTCTATACAACCCTGCCGATGAAAAAGAGAAAAGAGATCCATAAAAGGGTGGCGGACTTAATTGAGGATAAATATCAGACCTGCCTCACAGAGTATTTTGAGATACTCGCTCAGCAGTTCCTTGGCGGCGAAGAATTCAAAAAGGCGGCACACTATTTCCGGTTGTCAGGCTATAAGGCAAAGACCCTGTATTCTATCGAATCAGCAATAAATTTTTTCAATATCATTTTGCGTATAACCGAAGAACATCCTGAAATAATTGAGGAGGATTTAGTCTTAGATGCCCTCCTCAATCTCTGCGATCTTTATGAAATAAAGGGTGACATTCAACGAATGAAGTCGGTTGCCGAATTGGGTCAAGCGCGCGCAAGCAAATTGAATCTTAAAAATTGGCATTTAAGTTTTCTTGAGCGCCTTGCTACGGCATTTTATCTTTTAAATGAATACCCTAAAGCTGAAGAGCTATTTATTAATGCCATAGAATCATGTAATAATGAGATGTCAGAAGTTCTGACGGCGCTCTACACGGGATTGGGCATTCTATACCAGGCAAAAAATGAACCAGAAAAAAGTTTATTAAATTATAATCTTGCCTGGGTAACTGCCCGGAGCAACAATTATCAGCAAGGTGAATATGATTGTCTTTTGAATCTTTCCAGGATGCATATCTTACTGGGTAATTATGAACTGAGTCTCGAATATTTGAACTATGCTTTAAACGAATTGCTGAATGAGGAGGAGATTCTTGAGCAGTCCGAAGTAAAATATCTTATGGGTGAAATATACTACCAGATAGGCAACTACGATTGGGCTGAGAATTATTTTCGCGCGGCATTTGATCTAACGCGGCAGTTTGGGTTTGAAATTTCCCTTAGGTCAATCTTGGCACTCACGGTTTTGATGTCTCTGCGGGGTGATGAAACTGGGGTGAAAAATAATTTGGACTTCATAGATAAAAATTTACCTCTTTTTGTTCGTGATAATTTGCTTGCCGAGATTAATCTTAAAAAAGGTTTTGTTTTTAAAAATCTACGGGAAGAAGAAAAAGCAGCAGTCTTTCTCAACAATGCATTGAAACTCATCCAGAAAATCGAGAATAGAGAATTAGAATTCTGGTGTCATTTATTCCTCGCGGATTTAGCAGAAATAAAAGCGCTCGATTATTTGAAAAAGGCACTGGACATCGGAGAAATGCTAAAATATCCACCGCTGATTGCCCATGCCCTTTATAAACTGGCACTGTATTACCAGAAACAGGGAATTCGTGAACAGGCTAATTACTACGGACGGAAAGCACTGTATATTTTGGATGATATAAAAAATCGGCTAAATCCAGAAAACCGCAAGTATTTCGGCAATAAAACAGAATATGTAACATTATTGGAGATGTAG
- a CDS encoding MBL fold metallo-hydrolase, producing MRKQVEHPMDEIIFLGTGGARYVIARQLRATGGIFFCIGGKNILVDPGPESYYRFLTYLPKFNPEKIDLVILTHKHIDHSADVNVYLDVMTEGGFKKNGYLAAPADAFGKGGVVFEYLLEFLKEIKIIKAGLEINLNGLQIKFPLRHEHRVETYGFKLTYNDYSISYIVDTKFFPDLIHAYRAEIIILSLLKLESSDIDHLSVADCAEIINGIKPRVAIITHFGMTVIRAGPWNIARELKKKTGVTVLAAEDGKHYEIHKLLAYG from the coding sequence ATGCGTAAACAGGTTGAGCACCCGATGGACGAGATAATTTTCCTGGGAACAGGCGGGGCGCGCTATGTGATCGCTCGGCAATTGCGGGCGACAGGCGGCATATTTTTCTGCATCGGAGGTAAAAATATTCTGGTTGATCCCGGACCCGAGTCTTATTATCGTTTCTTGACTTATCTTCCCAAATTCAATCCGGAAAAGATCGACTTGGTCATTTTAACCCATAAACACATTGACCATTCGGCGGATGTGAATGTTTATCTGGATGTAATGACCGAGGGAGGATTTAAGAAAAATGGGTATTTAGCAGCACCGGCGGATGCCTTCGGAAAAGGAGGGGTGGTATTTGAATATCTGCTGGAATTTTTAAAAGAGATAAAAATAATAAAAGCGGGTCTGGAGATAAATCTCAATGGGTTACAGATTAAATTTCCGCTTCGCCATGAACACCGGGTGGAGACCTATGGTTTTAAGTTAACTTATAATGATTATTCAATTTCCTATATTGTTGATACAAAATTCTTTCCTGATTTGATTCACGCTTACCGGGCCGAGATAATTATCTTAAGCCTTTTGAAGCTCGAATCTTCAGATATTGATCACCTTTCAGTAGCTGATTGCGCAGAGATTATCAATGGTATTAAGCCGCGGGTAGCAATCATCACGCACTTTGGGATGACCGTGATTCGGGCCGGACCCTGGAATATCGCCCGGGAATTGAAAAAGAAAACTGGAGTGACAGTTTTGGCTGCAGAAGATGGAAAACACTATGAAATTCATAAATTGTTAGCCTATGGTTAA
- a CDS encoding HEAT repeat domain-containing protein has protein sequence MGEGPSIEYKTEFIKQLALGINICRIYPRGHPSLEPVVQRIKIMLKELPIEQESISLVVIEDVLMMGEDRFDSKRLPLVKSLVDRFARLGVKSITFNVDASEEEIRAFFLAMAATPADIADYGDIVALVRARGILGIKINKYRVGVVSSDEEVRQLDWTNFLESLVISHQTWSDEDRIKNLGNFLAGIGVLGNETPEIQTEKVISGLERLAALIADQYGEERWDEYAVIFSRMLAVISPTIKKNIVRYKTENKKLALLFKSLIPTMPDEDIIDIIATKARERGPQVEDEIVEILKNITGTRLPDILSSIRVNIPEINFEKIVARLMSEMKVTKGTDVADKIMEKNLEQQMRSYFPKLRDAAAATRIEAINNLMQFCGKIFEVKNYELVRLLVDRFDALSDTEEDINVFKKIMESMKELYTLAQRNNREEIMQFISKKFGKHLVRKEKALLEKKHIVIKTVAEIKDQNYLPELISLLWDQGSYAQAREALITMADYAIPMLVGTLKEAEDKGVRMKIIDVLVHMGEKVIPEVMKLLNSPEWYIRRNGIYILGELKATSALEYLGKLVTDEDEHVQYAAIESLNKIDGERVYDFIKLGLKSKYRSVILLAMKLLPAEDVKEKLFEVANWIRQRKPIPDEKEEQFRRSVIEVLGEKGNDSVIDYLTEVLEEKALFKGELLQQTKLVALNALARIGTPRAINVLRDYSNHKDAELASASRELLKKKKEI, from the coding sequence ATGGGTGAGGGACCATCCATTGAATATAAAACTGAATTCATTAAACAACTTGCTTTAGGAATAAATATCTGTCGAATTTATCCCCGGGGCCATCCTTCGCTGGAACCGGTTGTCCAGCGCATCAAAATAATGTTAAAAGAACTCCCCATTGAGCAGGAATCAATTTCGCTTGTTGTGATTGAAGATGTTTTGATGATGGGGGAGGACCGGTTTGATTCCAAAAGATTGCCGCTGGTTAAAAGCTTGGTGGATAGATTCGCGCGCTTGGGAGTGAAGAGTATCACATTTAATGTTGATGCCTCAGAGGAAGAAATTCGTGCATTCTTCTTGGCGATGGCCGCAACCCCGGCTGATATTGCGGATTACGGAGATATTGTAGCACTGGTGCGGGCGCGGGGGATATTAGGTATCAAAATAAATAAATATCGGGTGGGTGTTGTTTCTTCTGATGAAGAAGTGAGACAATTAGATTGGACAAATTTCTTAGAATCTTTGGTGATTTCTCATCAGACCTGGAGTGATGAAGATCGGATAAAAAATTTAGGTAATTTTCTCGCTGGTATCGGTGTGCTGGGAAATGAGACCCCAGAAATACAAACCGAAAAAGTAATCAGTGGCCTGGAAAGGCTTGCGGCATTGATTGCGGATCAATATGGTGAGGAGCGCTGGGATGAATATGCGGTAATATTTTCCCGGATGCTTGCGGTGATTTCGCCTACCATCAAAAAGAACATCGTCCGGTATAAAACTGAAAATAAAAAACTAGCACTTTTGTTTAAGAGTTTGATCCCCACCATGCCCGATGAAGATATCATTGACATTATTGCGACCAAAGCCAGAGAGCGGGGACCCCAGGTGGAGGATGAGATAGTAGAAATTCTGAAAAATATTACCGGCACAAGATTACCGGATATCCTTTCTTCAATAAGGGTAAATATCCCCGAGATCAATTTTGAAAAGATTGTGGCAAGATTGATGAGCGAAATGAAGGTAACTAAAGGTACGGATGTTGCGGATAAAATAATGGAAAAAAATCTTGAGCAGCAGATGCGCAGTTACTTTCCAAAATTGCGTGATGCCGCAGCAGCGACGCGGATAGAGGCGATAAATAATTTAATGCAATTCTGTGGAAAAATTTTTGAGGTTAAGAATTATGAACTAGTGCGGTTACTGGTGGATCGCTTTGATGCCCTGAGTGATACCGAGGAAGATATCAATGTATTTAAAAAAATAATGGAAAGCATGAAAGAATTGTACACCTTAGCACAGAGAAACAATCGGGAAGAAATAATGCAATTCATTTCTAAGAAATTCGGGAAGCATCTGGTGCGTAAGGAGAAAGCCTTGCTGGAAAAAAAGCATATTGTTATCAAAACCGTCGCCGAAATCAAAGACCAGAATTATCTGCCAGAACTTATTTCCCTTTTGTGGGATCAAGGTTCTTACGCCCAGGCGCGCGAGGCACTCATCACCATGGCAGATTATGCCATTCCGATGCTTGTGGGAACACTTAAGGAGGCTGAAGATAAAGGTGTCCGGATGAAGATCATTGATGTTTTAGTCCACATGGGAGAAAAGGTAATCCCTGAGGTGATGAAATTATTGAATTCGCCGGAGTGGTATATTCGAAGGAATGGTATCTATATTCTTGGTGAACTTAAAGCAACCTCGGCGCTTGAATATTTAGGGAAATTGGTTACCGACGAGGATGAACATGTTCAATATGCCGCAATTGAGAGTTTGAATAAAATTGATGGCGAAAGAGTTTATGATTTTATCAAGTTGGGTTTAAAGAGTAAATATCGCTCGGTTATACTTCTGGCAATGAAATTACTTCCGGCCGAAGATGTGAAAGAGAAATTATTCGAGGTGGCGAACTGGATCAGACAGCGAAAGCCTATCCCTGATGAGAAAGAGGAACAATTCCGAAGGTCGGTTATTGAGGTATTAGGAGAAAAAGGCAACGATTCGGTTATTGATTATTTAACCGAGGTTTTGGAAGAAAAAGCTTTATTTAAAGGCGAGTTACTACAGCAAACTAAGTTGGTAGCACTGAATGCCCTCGCCCGGATTGGTACACCTCGGGCGATAAATGTGCTGCGCGATTATTCCAATCATAAAGATGCAGAACTCGCTTCCGCAAGCCGGGAGTTATTGAAAAAGAAAAAAGAAATATAG